From one Catellatospora sp. IY07-71 genomic stretch:
- a CDS encoding D-alanine--D-alanine ligase: MTAPSTTPAVPADLRCLVLAGGLSYERDVSLRSGRRVLDALRAVGVEADMLDADVSLLPSLKADPPDAVFIALHGSTGEDGSLRGVLDLCGVPYVGPDARSARLAWDKPSAKAVLVEYGIPTPEWVALPHDRFSELGAVAVLDRIVDRLGLPLMVKPAQGGSGLGAAVVRDAAALPAAMVGCFAYDQTALVERYVEGVDVAVSILDLGEGPFALPPVEIVPSNGVYDYAARYTAGLTTWHAPARLSAETSAAVVKTALAAHQALGLRDLSRVDLIVTPTGECTVLEVNVSPGMTETSLLPLAVHAGGLDLGDVIARLVTRAAARPSA, translated from the coding sequence GTGACCGCACCGTCCACCACGCCCGCCGTCCCGGCCGACCTTCGCTGCCTGGTGCTGGCGGGCGGCCTCTCCTACGAACGCGACGTCTCGCTGCGATCCGGTCGCCGCGTGCTCGACGCGCTGCGCGCCGTCGGCGTCGAAGCGGACATGCTCGACGCCGACGTGTCGCTCCTGCCCTCCCTGAAGGCCGACCCGCCGGACGCCGTCTTCATCGCGCTGCACGGCTCCACCGGCGAGGACGGCTCCCTGCGCGGCGTGCTCGACCTGTGCGGCGTGCCGTACGTCGGCCCCGACGCGCGCTCGGCCCGGCTCGCCTGGGACAAGCCCTCCGCCAAGGCCGTGCTCGTCGAGTACGGCATCCCCACTCCGGAATGGGTGGCGCTGCCGCACGACCGGTTCTCCGAACTCGGCGCCGTCGCCGTGCTCGACCGCATCGTCGACCGGCTCGGCCTGCCGCTCATGGTGAAACCCGCCCAGGGCGGATCGGGGCTGGGCGCCGCCGTGGTGCGCGACGCCGCCGCGCTGCCGGCCGCCATGGTCGGCTGCTTCGCGTACGACCAGACCGCTCTGGTCGAGCGCTATGTCGAGGGAGTCGACGTAGCCGTCTCCATCCTCGACCTGGGGGAGGGGCCGTTCGCACTCCCGCCCGTGGAGATCGTGCCCAGCAACGGCGTGTACGACTACGCCGCCAGGTACACCGCCGGCCTCACCACCTGGCACGCGCCCGCCCGGTTGTCCGCCGAGACGAGCGCCGCGGTGGTCAAGACGGCGCTCGCCGCGCACCAGGCGCTGGGCCTGCGCGACCTGTCCCGCGTCGACCTGATCGTCACCCCGACCGGGGAGTGCACGGTCCTGGAGGTGAACGTCTCCCCGGGCATGACCGAGACCTCACTGCTGCCCCTGGCGGTGCACGCCGGCGGCCTCGACCTCGGCGACGTCATCGCCCGCCTCGTCACCCGCGCCGCCGCCCGCCCGAGCGCCTGA
- a CDS encoding PLP-dependent aminotransferase family protein: protein MTASEIRALFAVANRPEVVSLAGGMPYISALPLDAVGEVIGELVAKQGANALQYGLGQGMAELREQICTLMADVGIDASVGASPDDVVVTIGGQQALDLISRLFLDPGDVVLAEGPTYVGALGVFQAAQAQVVHLAMDHDGLIPAALETAIEEQRRLGRRVKFLYTIPTYQNPAGVTLSEERREQVLDICERAGLLVIEDDPYGRLGFEGEAPRPLRARRRDGVFYLSTFSKTFAPGLRVGWILAPHAVRDKLVIATEANILCPSNFAQSVVSTYLSTMPWRQQLKTYQQIYAERRDAMLTALSDLMPEGTTWTRPAGGLFVWATLPAGLNSKAMVPRAIAARVAYVPGTGFYADGTGQQHLRLNFSFPAPERIREGVRRLAGVVEQELAVRAVFGDTGPLDAVTELPRPGAHAPGPDLA, encoded by the coding sequence ATGACCGCTTCCGAGATCCGAGCTCTCTTCGCCGTCGCCAACCGCCCCGAGGTGGTCTCCCTGGCCGGCGGTATGCCCTACATCTCCGCGCTGCCGCTGGACGCCGTCGGCGAGGTCATCGGCGAGCTGGTCGCCAAGCAGGGCGCCAACGCGCTGCAGTACGGTCTCGGCCAGGGCATGGCCGAGCTGCGCGAGCAGATCTGCACCCTGATGGCCGACGTCGGCATCGACGCCTCCGTCGGCGCGTCGCCCGACGACGTGGTGGTCACCATCGGCGGCCAGCAGGCGCTGGACCTCATCTCCCGGCTCTTCCTCGACCCGGGCGACGTGGTGCTCGCCGAGGGCCCCACCTACGTCGGCGCGCTCGGCGTCTTCCAGGCCGCGCAGGCCCAGGTCGTGCACCTCGCGATGGACCACGACGGCCTCATCCCGGCCGCGCTGGAGACCGCGATCGAGGAGCAGCGGCGGCTCGGCCGCCGGGTCAAGTTCCTCTACACCATCCCGACTTACCAGAACCCCGCCGGCGTCACCCTCTCCGAGGAGCGCCGCGAGCAGGTCCTCGACATCTGCGAGCGGGCCGGGCTGCTCGTCATCGAGGACGACCCGTACGGCCGCCTCGGCTTCGAGGGCGAGGCGCCGCGTCCGCTGCGCGCCCGCCGCCGTGACGGCGTCTTCTACCTGAGCACCTTCTCCAAGACCTTCGCGCCGGGTCTGCGGGTGGGCTGGATCCTGGCCCCCCACGCGGTACGCGACAAGCTGGTGATCGCCACCGAGGCGAACATCCTGTGCCCGAGCAACTTCGCCCAGTCCGTGGTGAGCACCTACCTGTCCACCATGCCCTGGCGCCAGCAGCTCAAGACGTACCAGCAGATCTACGCCGAGCGCCGCGACGCGATGCTGACCGCGCTGTCCGACCTGATGCCCGAGGGCACCACCTGGACCCGTCCCGCGGGCGGCCTGTTCGTCTGGGCGACCCTGCCCGCCGGGCTCAACTCCAAGGCCATGGTGCCCCGCGCCATCGCCGCGCGCGTCGCGTACGTGCCCGGCACCGGCTTCTACGCCGACGGCACCGGCCAGCAGCACCTGCGGCTCAACTTCTCGTTCCCGGCGCCCGAGCGGATCCGGGAGGGCGTCCGCCGCCTGGCCGGCGTGGTCGAGCAGGAGCTCGCGGTGCGGGCCGTCTTCGGCGACACCGGACCGCTCGACGCGGTGACCGAGCTGCCGCGGCCCGGTGCGCATGCGCCCGGTCCCGACTTGGCATGA